Proteins encoded in a region of the Micropterus dolomieu isolate WLL.071019.BEF.003 ecotype Adirondacks linkage group LG09, ASM2129224v1, whole genome shotgun sequence genome:
- the hsd17b8 gene encoding estradiol 17-beta-dehydrogenase 8 isoform X2, which translates to MVENCGKMCQCGGSGIGRAVCQRLASEGASVVVADISEESANETLGSLPSDLRGQGHMAAVVDVSSKESVKKLVTSIQTHYFQPPSVCVNAAGITQDDFLLNMEEDQFDKVIRVNLKGSFLVIQAVAQALVACGAPKGSIITVGSIVGKVGNIGQANYAASKAGVEGLTRTAAKELSRFGIRCNCVLPGFISTPMTDKVPEKVISKMTSLVPLGRMGEPAEVADVCAFLASDDSRYITGAGVEVTGGLFIG; encoded by the exons atggtTGAAAATTGTGGAAAAATGTGCCAAT GTGGAGGCAGTGGGATCGGACGGGCGGTGTGTCAGCGCTTGGCCTCTGAGGGCGCCTCCGTGGTGGTCGCTGACATCAGCGAGGAGTCGGCCAACGAGACCCTGGGGAGCCTGCCGAGTGACCTCAGAGGTCAGGGTCACATGGCGGCTGTGGTGGATGTGTCCTCCAAAGAGAGTGTAAAGAAGCTGGTCACAAGTATACAG ACTCATTACTTTCAGCCtccctcagtgtgtgtgaacGCAGCAGGCATCACGCAGGACGACTTCCTGCTCAACATGGAGGAGGATCAGTTTGACAAAGTCATCCGGGTCAACCTGAAG GGTTCATTCCTGGTCATTCAGGCTGTCGCTCAGGCCCTGGTGGCCTGTGGAGCACCCAAAGGATCCATTATTACTGTGGGCAGCATTGTGGGGAAG GTGGGAAACATCGGACAGGCAAACTACGCCGCCTCTAAAGCTGGAGTGGAGGGTTTAACCAGGACGGCTGCCAAAGAGCTGAGCAG GTTTGGGATTCGTTGTAATTGTGTGCTGCCAGGTTTCATATCGACTCCGATGACGGATAAAGTTCCAGAGAAGGTTATTAGCAAG ATGACGTCCTTGGTGCCTCTGGGAAGAATGGGTGAGCCGGCAG AGGTCGCCGATGTCTGTGCCTTTCTAGCTTCAGACGACTCTCGATACATCACAGGAGCCGGCGTCGAAGTGACAG GTGGACTTTTCATTGGATAA
- the hsd17b8 gene encoding estradiol 17-beta-dehydrogenase 8 isoform X1 produces MAAATRLISRLTLVTGGGSGIGRAVCQRLASEGASVVVADISEESANETLGSLPSDLRGQGHMAAVVDVSSKESVKKLVTSIQTHYFQPPSVCVNAAGITQDDFLLNMEEDQFDKVIRVNLKGSFLVIQAVAQALVACGAPKGSIITVGSIVGKVGNIGQANYAASKAGVEGLTRTAAKELSRFGIRCNCVLPGFISTPMTDKVPEKVISKMTSLVPLGRMGEPAEVADVCAFLASDDSRYITGAGVEVTGGLFIG; encoded by the exons atggcGGCTGCCACAAGGCTCATATCAAGGTTGACTCTGGTAACTg GTGGAGGCAGTGGGATCGGACGGGCGGTGTGTCAGCGCTTGGCCTCTGAGGGCGCCTCCGTGGTGGTCGCTGACATCAGCGAGGAGTCGGCCAACGAGACCCTGGGGAGCCTGCCGAGTGACCTCAGAGGTCAGGGTCACATGGCGGCTGTGGTGGATGTGTCCTCCAAAGAGAGTGTAAAGAAGCTGGTCACAAGTATACAG ACTCATTACTTTCAGCCtccctcagtgtgtgtgaacGCAGCAGGCATCACGCAGGACGACTTCCTGCTCAACATGGAGGAGGATCAGTTTGACAAAGTCATCCGGGTCAACCTGAAG GGTTCATTCCTGGTCATTCAGGCTGTCGCTCAGGCCCTGGTGGCCTGTGGAGCACCCAAAGGATCCATTATTACTGTGGGCAGCATTGTGGGGAAG GTGGGAAACATCGGACAGGCAAACTACGCCGCCTCTAAAGCTGGAGTGGAGGGTTTAACCAGGACGGCTGCCAAAGAGCTGAGCAG GTTTGGGATTCGTTGTAATTGTGTGCTGCCAGGTTTCATATCGACTCCGATGACGGATAAAGTTCCAGAGAAGGTTATTAGCAAG ATGACGTCCTTGGTGCCTCTGGGAAGAATGGGTGAGCCGGCAG AGGTCGCCGATGTCTGTGCCTTTCTAGCTTCAGACGACTCTCGATACATCACAGGAGCCGGCGTCGAAGTGACAG GTGGACTTTTCATTGGATAA
- the brd2a gene encoding bromodomain-containing protein 2a isoform X2, with amino-acid sequence MEMAVNPLLDSSHVGIEVGMMGVTTMDQGSGAAGKRIRKPSLLYEGFESPGMPPLNQMAYSGPPQPPVKDPGRQGRMTNQLQFLQKVLLKSLWRHHFAWPFHEPVDATKLNLPDYHKIIKTPMDMGTIKKRLENNYYRSASECMQDFNTMFTNCYIYNKPTDDIVLMAQSLEKAFLQKVAQMPQEELELPPPIPRSKTGKPGRKGRVSGGVTTAHQVPAVSQSVYSPPTPETPDHILSTPPQTLLTKSLLSEQSIPSITGLPPTQPTTKKKGVKRKADTTTPTTVAMPIMSTMGVSGISLGMGGGHNSPLTLTSLGVDHNSMNQGLSLSQGMGMGMGMGMGMGSIPMMGTKSAGGARRGVSGRPIKPPKKDLPDSMVPAPVRRSKLSPQLRYCNGVLKELLSKKHAAYAWPFYKPVDASTLGLHDYHDIIKQPMDLSTIKRKMDSREYRDSQQFSADVRLMFSNCYKYNPPDHDVVAMARKLQDVFEFCFAKMPDEPPAPPSSSSSSSSSSSSSESELSSESEESESSPSSDSEEERANRLAELQEQLKAVHEQLTALSQGPIVKPKKKKEKKDKKKKKKVEKEKHRKVEEELPPIIKPAKAPKITKTPKPKSNRGTACPVVPIKKAPSKKNNKSKSKKGGMTFSVPPPVHEPIVSHYDSDEEEETAPMSYDEKRQLSLDINKLPGEKLGRVVYIIQSREPSLRDTNPEEIEIDFETLKPSTLRELERYVMTCLRKKPRKPYASKNNIAGKSREEIALEKQMELERRLMDVSGQLNSGKKPPKNKQKPATETNTQPSRLSASSSSSDSSSSSSSSSSSDTSESDSG; translated from the exons ATGGAAATGGCTGTTAACCCGCTCCTTGACAG CTCCCATGTCGGGATTGAGGTTGGCATGATGGGAGTCACAACGATGGACCAGGGTTCTGGCGCAGCTGGAAAACGAATCCGAAAACCTTCACTGCTCTATGAGGGCTTTGAGAGTCCCGGGATGCCCCCCCTCAATCAGATGGCGTATTCGGGACCCCCacagcctccggtgaaagaccCCGGCCGACAGGGGAGGATGACCAACCAACTTCAGTTCCTACAGAAAGTCCTGCTCAAGTCTCTGTGGAGGCACCACTTTGCCTGGCCTTTCCATGAACCGGTAGACGCGACCAAACTCAACCTACCT gACTATCATAAGATCATCAAAACTCCCATGGATATGGGCACTATTAAGAAGCGACTAGAAAATAACTACTACCGCAGTGCCAGTGAGTGCATGCAGGACTTTAACACCATGTTCACCAACTGCTACATTTATAACAAG CCTACAGATGACATAGTACTGATGGCCCAGTCTCTGGAGAAGGCATTCCTGCAGAAAGTGGCTCAGATGCCGCAGGAGGAGTTAGAGCTGCCTCCTCCCATTCCACGGAGCAAAACGGGCAAACCTGGCAGAAAAGGCAGAG TCTCTGGAGGAGTGACGACAGCTCATCAGGTCCCAGCTGTCTCCCAGTCAGTGTACTCGCCTCCCACCCCGGAAACACCTGACCACATCCTCTCCACCCCCCCACAGACACTTTTGACCAAGAGCCTGCTCTCTGAACAAAGCATCCCTAGCATTACGGGTCTGCCTCCCACACAGCCCACCACTAAG AAAAAAGGCGTGAAGAGGAAAGCAGACACAACTACCCCAACCACGGTAGCCATGCCCATCATGAGCACCATGGGCGTCAGCGGCATCAGCCTGGGGATGGGCGGTGGGCACAACTCCCCGCTAACCCTCACATCTCTGGGGGTGGACCACAACTCCATGAACCAAGGCCTCAGCCTCAGCCAGGGGATGGGCATGGGGATGGGAATGGGGATGGGCATGGGTAGCATACCTATGATGGGTACCAAATCAGCAGGGGGGGCCAGAAGAGGAGTGAGCGGTCGACCTATCAAGCCTCCCAAGAAGGATTTACCAGATTCCATGGTGCCAGCGCCGGTGCGCCGCAGCAAGCTGAGCCCCCAGCTGCGCTACTGCAATGGGGTCCTGAAGGAGCTGCTCTCGAAGAAACACGCAGCGTACGCCTGGCCGTTCTACAAGCCCGTCGATGCCTCCACCCTCGGTCTTCATGACTACCACGACATCATAAAGCAGCCCATGGACCTCAGCACCATCAag CGGAAGATGGACAGCAGAGAGTATCGGGACTCCCAGCAGTTCTCTGCTGATGTTAGACTGATGTTTTCTAACTGCTACAAGTACAACCCCCCTGATCATGATGTGGTGGCCATGGCCAGAAAGCTGCAG GATGTCTTCGAGTTCTGCTTTGCTAAGATGCCAGACGAGCCTCCAGCACCCCCGAGCTCCTCAtcttcctcgtcctcctcgTCGTCGTCATCTGAGAGCGAGCTCAGCAGTGAAAGTGAGGAGAGCGAGAGCAGCCCCAGCTCTGActctgaggaggagagggcaaACCGGCTGGCAGAGCTGCAGGAACAG CTAAAAGCCGTGCACGAGCAGCTCACTGCACTATCCCAGGGCCCCATCGTCAAAcccaagaaaaagaaagagaagaaggacaagaaaaagaagaaaaaggtaGAAAAGGAGAAGCACAGGAAGGTTGAGGAAGAGCTGCCGCCTATTATTAAACCAGCCAAGGCCCCCAAGATCACCAAGACACCAAAACCCAAGAGCAACCGTGGAACAGCCTGTCCTGTGGTGCCGATAAAGAAGGCACCgagcaagaaaaacaacaagagcAA GTCCAAGAAAGGTGGCATGACCTTTAGCGTGCCTCCGCCGGTCCACGAGCCCATAGTGAGTCATTACGACtcggatgaagaggaggaaacgGCACCCATGTCGTACGATGAGAAGCGTCAACTCAGCCTGGACATCAACAAGCTGCCGGGGGAGAAGCTGGGCCGTGTTGTTTACATCATCCAGTCCCGCGAGCCCTCGCTCCGAGACACCAACCCAGAGGAGATCGAGATAGACTTTGAGACACTGAAGCCATCAACGCTGCGGGAGCTGGAGAGATACGTCATGACGTGTCTGAGGAAGAAACCTCGAAAGCCATATG caagtaaaaacAACATTGCTGGCAAGTCCCGTGAAGAGATCGCTCTGGAGAAACAAATGGAGCTGGAGAGAAGGCTGATGGACGTCAGCGGTCAGCTCAACTCTGGAAAGAAGCCTCCTAAGAATAAAC AGAAACCGGCAACAGAGACGAACACGCAGCCGTCACGCCTCAGCgccagcagctcctcctccgactcctcttcatcatcctcttcgtcctcctcctcggACACAAGCGAGTCAGACTCCGGCTGA
- the brd2a gene encoding bromodomain-containing protein 2a isoform X1, with protein sequence MEMAVNPLLDSSHVGIEVGMMGVTTMDQGSGAAGKRIRKPSLLYEGFESPGMPPLNQMAYSGPPQPPVKDPGRQGRMTNQLQFLQKVLLKSLWRHHFAWPFHEPVDATKLNLPDYHKIIKTPMDMGTIKKRLENNYYRSASECMQDFNTMFTNCYIYNKPTDDIVLMAQSLEKAFLQKVAQMPQEELELPPPIPRSKTGKPGRKGRVSGGVTTAHQVPAVSQSVYSPPTPETPDHILSTPPQTLLTKSLLSEQSIPSITGLPPTQPTTKKKGVKRKADTTTPTTVAMPIMSTMGVSGISLGMGGGHNSPLTLTSLGVDHNSMNQGLSLSQGMGMGMGMGMGMGSIPMMGTKSAGGARRGVSGRPIKPPKKDLPDSMVPAPVRRSKLSPQLRYCNGVLKELLSKKHAAYAWPFYKPVDASTLGLHDYHDIIKQPMDLSTIKRKMDSREYRDSQQFSADVRLMFSNCYKYNPPDHDVVAMARKLQDVFEFCFAKMPDEPPAPPSSSSSSSSSSSSSESELSSESEESESSPSSDSEEERANRLAELQEQLKAVHEQLTALSQGPIVKPKKKKEKKDKKKKKKVEKEKHRKVEEELPPIIKPAKAPKITKTPKPKSNRGTACPVVPIKKAPSKKNNKSKSKKGGMTFSVPPPVHEPIVSHYDSDEEEETAPMSYDEKRQLSLDINKLPGEKLGRVVYIIQSREPSLRDTNPEEIEIDFETLKPSTLRELERYVMTCLRKKPRKPYASKNNIAGKSREEIALEKQMELERRLMDVSGQLNSGKKPPKNKPEKPATETNTQPSRLSASSSSSDSSSSSSSSSSSDTSESDSG encoded by the exons ATGGAAATGGCTGTTAACCCGCTCCTTGACAG CTCCCATGTCGGGATTGAGGTTGGCATGATGGGAGTCACAACGATGGACCAGGGTTCTGGCGCAGCTGGAAAACGAATCCGAAAACCTTCACTGCTCTATGAGGGCTTTGAGAGTCCCGGGATGCCCCCCCTCAATCAGATGGCGTATTCGGGACCCCCacagcctccggtgaaagaccCCGGCCGACAGGGGAGGATGACCAACCAACTTCAGTTCCTACAGAAAGTCCTGCTCAAGTCTCTGTGGAGGCACCACTTTGCCTGGCCTTTCCATGAACCGGTAGACGCGACCAAACTCAACCTACCT gACTATCATAAGATCATCAAAACTCCCATGGATATGGGCACTATTAAGAAGCGACTAGAAAATAACTACTACCGCAGTGCCAGTGAGTGCATGCAGGACTTTAACACCATGTTCACCAACTGCTACATTTATAACAAG CCTACAGATGACATAGTACTGATGGCCCAGTCTCTGGAGAAGGCATTCCTGCAGAAAGTGGCTCAGATGCCGCAGGAGGAGTTAGAGCTGCCTCCTCCCATTCCACGGAGCAAAACGGGCAAACCTGGCAGAAAAGGCAGAG TCTCTGGAGGAGTGACGACAGCTCATCAGGTCCCAGCTGTCTCCCAGTCAGTGTACTCGCCTCCCACCCCGGAAACACCTGACCACATCCTCTCCACCCCCCCACAGACACTTTTGACCAAGAGCCTGCTCTCTGAACAAAGCATCCCTAGCATTACGGGTCTGCCTCCCACACAGCCCACCACTAAG AAAAAAGGCGTGAAGAGGAAAGCAGACACAACTACCCCAACCACGGTAGCCATGCCCATCATGAGCACCATGGGCGTCAGCGGCATCAGCCTGGGGATGGGCGGTGGGCACAACTCCCCGCTAACCCTCACATCTCTGGGGGTGGACCACAACTCCATGAACCAAGGCCTCAGCCTCAGCCAGGGGATGGGCATGGGGATGGGAATGGGGATGGGCATGGGTAGCATACCTATGATGGGTACCAAATCAGCAGGGGGGGCCAGAAGAGGAGTGAGCGGTCGACCTATCAAGCCTCCCAAGAAGGATTTACCAGATTCCATGGTGCCAGCGCCGGTGCGCCGCAGCAAGCTGAGCCCCCAGCTGCGCTACTGCAATGGGGTCCTGAAGGAGCTGCTCTCGAAGAAACACGCAGCGTACGCCTGGCCGTTCTACAAGCCCGTCGATGCCTCCACCCTCGGTCTTCATGACTACCACGACATCATAAAGCAGCCCATGGACCTCAGCACCATCAag CGGAAGATGGACAGCAGAGAGTATCGGGACTCCCAGCAGTTCTCTGCTGATGTTAGACTGATGTTTTCTAACTGCTACAAGTACAACCCCCCTGATCATGATGTGGTGGCCATGGCCAGAAAGCTGCAG GATGTCTTCGAGTTCTGCTTTGCTAAGATGCCAGACGAGCCTCCAGCACCCCCGAGCTCCTCAtcttcctcgtcctcctcgTCGTCGTCATCTGAGAGCGAGCTCAGCAGTGAAAGTGAGGAGAGCGAGAGCAGCCCCAGCTCTGActctgaggaggagagggcaaACCGGCTGGCAGAGCTGCAGGAACAG CTAAAAGCCGTGCACGAGCAGCTCACTGCACTATCCCAGGGCCCCATCGTCAAAcccaagaaaaagaaagagaagaaggacaagaaaaagaagaaaaaggtaGAAAAGGAGAAGCACAGGAAGGTTGAGGAAGAGCTGCCGCCTATTATTAAACCAGCCAAGGCCCCCAAGATCACCAAGACACCAAAACCCAAGAGCAACCGTGGAACAGCCTGTCCTGTGGTGCCGATAAAGAAGGCACCgagcaagaaaaacaacaagagcAA GTCCAAGAAAGGTGGCATGACCTTTAGCGTGCCTCCGCCGGTCCACGAGCCCATAGTGAGTCATTACGACtcggatgaagaggaggaaacgGCACCCATGTCGTACGATGAGAAGCGTCAACTCAGCCTGGACATCAACAAGCTGCCGGGGGAGAAGCTGGGCCGTGTTGTTTACATCATCCAGTCCCGCGAGCCCTCGCTCCGAGACACCAACCCAGAGGAGATCGAGATAGACTTTGAGACACTGAAGCCATCAACGCTGCGGGAGCTGGAGAGATACGTCATGACGTGTCTGAGGAAGAAACCTCGAAAGCCATATG caagtaaaaacAACATTGCTGGCAAGTCCCGTGAAGAGATCGCTCTGGAGAAACAAATGGAGCTGGAGAGAAGGCTGATGGACGTCAGCGGTCAGCTCAACTCTGGAAAGAAGCCTCCTAAGAATAAAC CAGAGAAACCGGCAACAGAGACGAACACGCAGCCGTCACGCCTCAGCgccagcagctcctcctccgactcctcttcatcatcctcttcgtcctcctcctcggACACAAGCGAGTCAGACTCCGGCTGA